Proteins from one Nicotiana tabacum cultivar K326 chromosome 23, ASM71507v2, whole genome shotgun sequence genomic window:
- the LOC107767731 gene encoding putative methyltransferase PMT18, with protein sequence MAKDHSGSPKLHQLESKRKRLTWILAVSGLCILFYVLGAWQNARPTPSSQSEVYSRVGCDSGSPNPDIATSRISSSSSSSLSVPLDFESHHQLVVNNSKSSENFPPCDMSYSEYTPCQEPQRGRKFDRNMLKYRERHCPSKDELLRCLIPAPPNYKIPFKWPQSRDYAWFANIPHKELSIEKAVQNWVQVEGDRLRFPGGGTMFPHGADAYIDDISELVPLTSGAIRTAIDTGCGVASWGAYLLKRDIVAMSFAPRDTHEAQVWFALERGVPTMIGVMGSQRLPYPARAFDMAHCSRCLIPWNKYDGLYLIEVDRVLRPGGYWILSGPPIRWKTYWRGWERTQEDLKQEQDAIEDTARRLCWKKVIEKGDLAVWQKPLNHIECTKSRSSYHKPHICKSGNGDAAWYQDMEACITPLPEVTNSDEVAGGALEKWPERAFATPPRISSGSIPSITIEKFQEDNQVWNERVSYYKRLIGLLPQGRYRNVMDANAYLGGFAAALSKYPVWVMNVVPANNDPGTLGVIYERGFIGTYNDWCEAFSTYPRTYDLIHAGGLISLYQDRCDITYILLEMDRILRPEGTVIFRDVVEVLVKIKSITDGMRWQSRIVDHESGPFNPEKILIAVKTYWTGEAKRE encoded by the exons ATGGCAAAAGACCATAGTGGATCACCAAAGTTACACCAGCTTGAATCGAAGAGAAAACGGCTCACTTGGATCCTTGCTGTTAGTGGCCTCTGCATCTTATTCTATGTCCTAGGAGCCTGGCAGAATGCTAGACCCACTCCATCCAGTCAATCTGAAGTATACTCCAGAGTTGGCTGTGATTCTGGATCTCCGAACCCTGATATCGCAACATCAcgaatatcatcatcatcatcatcgtcactCTCAGTCCCTCTTGATTTCGAGAGCCATCATCAGTTAGTGGTCAACAACTCTAAGTCATCAGAAAACTTTCCACCCTGTGATATGTCCTACAGCGAATACACACCATGTCAAGAGCCACAGAGGGGTCGAAAGTTTGACCGTAATATGTTAAAGTACAGAGAGAGGCATTGCCCAAGCAAGGACGAGCTTCTGCGTTGTCTTATACCTGCTCCACCAAATTACAAGATTCCCTTCAAATGGCCTCAGAGTAGAGATTATGCTTGGTTTGCCAATATTCCACATAAAGAGCTTAGCATTGAGAAAGCTGTTCAGAATTGGGTCCAAGTGGAAGGTGATCGTTTAAGATTTCCAGGAGGTGGCACCATGTTCCCGCACGGAGCTGATGCTTACATTGATGATATAAGTGAGCTGGTTCCCCTTACTAGTGGAGCCATTCGGACAGCAATCGATACAGGCTGTGGT GTTGCAAGTTGGGGTGCTTATCTGCTGAAGCGGGATATAGTAGCCATGTCTTTTGCTCCAAGAGATACACATGAAGCACAGGTCTGGTTTGCACTGGAAAGAGGAGTTCCAACAATGATTGGTGTTATGGGTTCTCAAAGACTTCCATATCCAGCGAGGGCTTTTGATATGGCTCATTGTTCTCGTTGCTTAATCCCATGGAACAAGTATG ATGGGTTGTACCTTATTGAAGTTGACAGAGTTCTACGGCCAGGGGGTTATTGGATACTTTCAGGCCCTCCTATCCGCTGGAAGACATACTGGAGAGGTTGGGAGAGAACCCAAGAAGATTTGAAGCAAGAGCAAGATGCCATTGAAGACACTGCGAGGCGACTTTGCTGGAAAAAGGTGATCGAGAAGGGTGACCTAGCTGTGTGGCAAAAGCCTCTCAACCACATTGAATGCACCAAAAGCAGATCATCTTATCATAAGCCACATATCTGCAAGTCAGGCAACGGTGATGCGGCATG GTACCAAGACATGGAAGCATGTATCACGCCACTGCCGGAAGTAACCAACTCGGATGAAGTCGCAGGTGGTGCATTAGAAAAATGGCCAGAGCGAGCATTCGCTACTCCTCCTAGGATTAGTAGTGGTTCAATACCAAGCATCACAATAGAGAAATTTCAAGAGGATAATCAG GTATGGAATGAACGGGTGTCATACTACAAACGCCTAATTGGTCTCTTACCCCAAGGACGATATCGTAACGTGATGGACGCGAATGCTTATTTGGGTGGATTCGCAGCAGCTCTTTCGAAATATCCAGTTTGGGTAATGAACGTGGTTCCTGCCAATAATGACCCCGGCACTTTAGGTGTGATATATGAACGAGGCTTCATTGGCACATACAATGATTGGTGTGAAGCTTTTTCAACGTATCCACGAACATATGATCTCATCCATGCTGGTGGTTTGATCAGCCTATATCAGGACAG atGTGATATCACCTACATTCTCCTTGAGATGGATAGAATCCTGAGGCCAGAAGGTACTGTTATATTCAGAGATGTAGTGGAAGTCCTAGTGAAAATCAAAAGTATAACAGACGGCATGAGATGGCAAAGTCGCATTGTGGACCATGAGAGTGGACCATTTAACCCAGAGAAGATTCTTATTGCAGTGAAAACTTACTGGACTGGTGAAGCTAAGCGGGAATAA